The following nucleotide sequence is from Rhinoderma darwinii isolate aRhiDar2 chromosome 4 unlocalized genomic scaffold, aRhiDar2.hap1 SUPER_4_unloc_3, whole genome shotgun sequence.
CAAGGGCAAAATTAGAAGCAATAGGAGTCCTTAAGAGGCATTTCTATTACCATAATTTTACAATGATGATTACTCCCCTGCCGGACACTATTAGGACACCAGTGATGACGGGGCTTGGAAATGTTAACATGTGTAAATCTCATTTGTCCGTCACTCATTCTCCATGCCGCATCATTTCTAACTGGCGGTTTCATTTTCTTAGTTGTGTGCACTGATATTCCTGTAAGAAGAAGTAACTGGCATGCAGCGGACGCAATGTCTGGGAGATAGCAGCCACTcgatgctgcaatgtagaaaatatGTAGTAACAGGAAACATGAAGCACAATACTATACAAAGTAAGAGTAAGGAACCCTATAAACACCGGTGAAATATAAGTAATAGTGAGGAACCCTATAAACACCGGTGAAATATAAGTAATAGTAAGGAACCCTATAAACACCGGTGAAATATAAGGAAGAGTAAGGAACCCTATAAACACCGGTGAAATATAAGGAAGAGTAAGGAACCCTATAAACACCGGTGAAATATAAGTAATAGTGAGGAACCCTATAAACACCGGTGAAATATAAGGAAGAGTAAGGAACCCTATAAACACCGGTGAAATATAAGGAAGAGTAAGGAACCCTATAAACACCGGTGAAATATAAGGAAGAGTAAGGAACCCTATAAACACCGGTGAAATATAAGTAATAGTGAGGAACCCTATAAACACCGGTGAAATATAAGTAATAGTAAGGAACCCTATAAACACCGGTGAAATATAAGGAAGAGTAAGGAACCCTATAAACACCGGTGAAATATAAGGAAGAGTAAGGAACCCTATAAACACCGGTGAAATATAAGTAATAGTGAGGAACCCTATAAACACCGGTGAAATATAAGTAATAGTAAGGAACCCTATAAACACCGGTGAAATATAAGGAAGAGTAAGGAACCCTATAAACACCGTTGAAATATAAGGAAGAGTAAGGAACCCTATAAACAccggtgaaaaataaaaaaactttcagCACCCAGAGTGTTACCTCAAAATGATGTTTTTTGTGGGAGGGGCTTTTTTACACAAGGCCTTTATATCGCTCTGTAGTGTTACATGGGTCGAGATAAAGCCCCCGATCCATCAAGCTTAACCTCTCGATCAAAtacacgtcattcattgctaACGTCAttctaaccctcaatgccattagtCCGTAAACAGAAACGCAAACATCTCCCCTTTTTTAAATgcggacatagtatctgccatcaataCCTCTTGGGGTCGGACATTCCGTAGTTTTTCTTCTCTAACAGTAAAGAACCCCTTCCTATATTAATGTCTTAAAAGCcttccacatgcaatgaatgtcccctgatcTTTTTGTAGGGTCATTTAAGAGAACTAATTATATGTTAGTTCTTCGTAtggaccacacatatatttaaacATGTTGATAACATTACCTTTAAGACGTCTTTTTTAAAGTCTTTCATTGTAAGAAACGCCTCCCATCACATTTAATGATCTAGTCGTCTGCCTTTGAAGCATCTCTAGGTCTTCTTAatcttttacaatgtggagcccaaaattcAATCCCATATTCAAAATGTGGCCATACAaggggtttatatatatattggtgatattacattatagaggaggtgatattacattatagagggggtgaaattacattatagaggaggtgatgttacattatagaggagtttatgttacatttatagatggggtAATATTACTAACCGTATTCAATACATAGTAAACATAGGAGATGtcttccttcttctcctcctgctTTTCCTATGCTCAATTGATATTAAAGGGCCAAATGTGTTTGCAGAGGGCAGGCATGATTGGCAGAGAAGGCTGTGCTTTTGAGTTTGAGCAAATTGAGGTTTATGTAATAAAAGTGGTCACGAAGTGTAGACCAAAATTCTGGACTTTGTCATTAATAGATTTTAAGTTATTATGGAAAGTTTTATATGACTGGGATCACAAATGTTGTTTTTGGTGctattttttatgcagtttttttttttttaggtaaagccagaagtggatttgAAAGGAATGTAAATGATAAAGAAAGGTCTTATACTTCTCCCCTACTGCTGGATCCActactggctttggctcaaaaacatGCATCAAAAACTGTCCCAACAAATGCCTGTGTGTGTTTCCAACGTTATAGGAATGTTATTAATTTGTTTTCTCTCTCATGAAATCCATAattaatcctaacagaaaattCCAGTGAGAACACCGAGGGAAACTTAATGTCATCgctaaattataaagtagaagatgaagatatcacgcagcagtcttcaggagaaaacctcatgCCCCTTAATGTACTTCCTGGACTTCACAGCTCATATACATCATGTAATCCCCCTAATCATGAGGAACCTTCTGACCATAAAGGGggtaaatgttttaaatgtgatgAATGTGGTAAAAAGTTTACAAAAAGCTCAAGTGTTGTTACACATcaaagaattcacacaggggagaagccatattcatgctcagaatgtgggaaatgttttatgctGAAATCTGATCTTGTCAAACATCatagaagtcacacaggggagaagccatattcatgttcagaatgcggaaaatgttttactttgaaatcaagtcttgttacacatgagagatgtcacacaggggagaagccgtttccatgttcagaatgtggaaaatgttttactttgAAATCAAGCCTTGTCACACATGAGAGAagccacacaggagagaagccattttcatgttcagaatgtggaaaatgttttaaacgtaaatcacatcttgttatacatgagagaagtcacacaggggagaaaccatttCCATGTTCAGAatgcgggaaatgttttacagataaatcaaatctagttatacatgagagaattcacacaggggagaagccatatccatgttctgaatgtgggaaatgttttacacataaatcacatcttgttgtacatgagagaagtcacacaggagagaagccatatccaTGTTCactatgtgggaaatgttttattactaaaaGCAAAGTAAGGAgccatcagagaagtcacacaggggagaagccgtattgATGTTCTATAtgtgaaaaatgttttacaatgaaataagtttttttaaaacatattggAGAATTCACGTCGAGAAGAAACCAAATTCTTTTTATAAATGTGGGAAAAGATAAtagagcaaaaaataaataagatttGGAACCCATCGAGTTACTCACAGACATTAAACAGCCaataaaagggtttattttttgggTAGAATTAGCCTGGATCTGCCAAACACCCAAATTCTATTTACCTGACGTCATCTGTGACCGGGATCCATGGAGGAAAAGTCTTGTGATTATTAGGAAGAAGATTCTGGTTTACCTCCTAATCAGCGATGCTGAATTGTCGCCATAAACTTTGCTTCTTATCACTGTATTCATACATTCACCCACGCTGCAGGAGGATCCAGAGTGACGTGGTGAAATAAGGACACCCCATgtaaactttattttctttaataTATGTGGACCTGTCAATATTTGGTCTCTGttcatacagtatataaagataAAAGTGATGGAATTGAGCAAAAAACAATAGAGAATAGAATTCACAATAATGTGTtaaacaaaataattacagatAATGAGAAccctttaatattttatttttcttgttttgATCCCCGGCCGCTCCTTAGTTCGTTACTGGTATGTTTAGGTCTTTGCCCCATGTTGCAGGGTCTACTTTGAGCTGAGCTTTGATCTTTCGGACAGAAAGTCCCACATCATCCTCACGCAGCCGAAGAACGAAGAATTCACAGTGGATTCTCTGATAAATTGCCCAGGCCCCGATACAGTAACGCAGCCCCCACCATGACATTTCCACCCCCACCACGCTCTCAGGTCAGTATCCAGAAGTCCTATTAATTATCAGGGTGTTCATGGGAAGACTGAGTTGTTTTTACTGGATAGTTTTTCTCCTGGTGCACCCCTAATGTAGCATTCATTTTGCAGCGGTTTTGTAACGGTCGACATCAGTGGTGGTGGAAGCTTCCGGCAGGTCTCATGaagaaatgttggggttcttagaGACTTCTCTCAGCATCTGGCATTCTGCGCTCAGGCTGATCTTATGGAGACTCTGACCTGGGACAATTGGCATTTGTTTAAAATCTGCACTTTTAGAGGGTTTTCTGGACAGTGGAGTGATAGACGGGGTGACGCCACACATTTCCACAACAGAAAGCAAGCCAAATGTCTAAGGTCTAAATAAAACACATTCATCCGACTCTTTTttccacgtagcataaacgctgcagaatttccacagcatttacagtagcagcaaagtggaggagaGTTTGAAAAATGCAGAAATAACGTAATAGATCTGAGGTCCGGAATTtagagccgcagcgtgtcaagttATGCTGCATTTTAGTTGCTTTTCTGTTGAGTGTTTtctccgttgaattcaatggggaggcaaaACACTCAATAGAGAGCCaattgttgcgacttttgcagcaaaATCACAGCGATTCCGTTGCAATAATTCCAACAcaaaactccctgcttcttcctctagtccagcctcctgggatgatgttttatcccatgtgactgctatatCCAATCACAGGgcaaccaatcacaggatgcagcagtcacatgggctgcagcgtcatccaaggaggcgggACCAGATGTCAAAGGAGGGAAACATCACCATGACAACAGCCACGGTAAGTATAAATGTGGCACGGTTTTTCGGATGGAAcgtactgcaggttccaggtcggatatgctgtgtagTTTTTacccagcgtatccgacccgtgggtgcCCGGCCTAAGGGTAGTTTCACTCATAAagttttctggcattttttatgttatttttgttagcagatttagtgggttcgcCCAAAAAACACTGCAGCCCAATGTTGGCATAAAGTCCAGAGTTAAAAAATAGATATGACGTTTCGTTGTGGCATTTTTCAATATGCAGCATTCtctagtatttatttatttcccatAGGCTTTTCTATAGAACATAAAAAATGTGCGAATATTCCCTACGCTACGGACGTTTGCACCAAATAACGAGAACCTTGTTCTAATCTTCAGTCTGTAAATGGTTGGCGACACAGGATGCGCTTGCTACAGAGCGGCCGGATGATGCTGCATTGGGACGAGTAAGCGTGCCCATGTGATCCGGAGCGGGGCGACGGCTGTAATACAGAATCGCAGCCCAGATCTAGAGGcaaagatcagagaaacctcctcTAACCCTCTGATTGCTGCATTCAAAGGGAGAGGGTGGGAGTAGACCCCCTGTTAATCACATATAATGCAACTAGGGCCCCTGCCtcgtatggtcagacagcccagggGCCATGGAAGGAAGGCAGCGCGGTCTGACCATGTCTCCTTAgggatgtcctaacaactgcctgataTAGATATACGCCAGCACCTTGTAGGTGGTAATAAAGATAAATATGTCAGATCCCCCTATGGAATTATAAAAAGTGCTCATTATCTACAATAAATGTATTATATATGTCTGAAAACATGATGTAATATAAGAAACTGCGCAACAAATGTACCGCAACATTTATCATCGGTTtatgctgtaaaaataaataaaaacggcaATGGACTCAAAGGACTCCTTCTTTTCTGCATTTTTACTTaaatgaaaatgtaataaaaaattgtaatgtaaatgtaccaaaaaacgacacctacataaagtacaactcgttctGCAAACAACAGCCCCATAGAGCTACGGCAAACAAGATAGGAAAGGTGTGAACGCTGTGACGCAAAGAGCAAGAAAATAGTCCCGGTCCTCAAAGCCTAAATCGGCCGATCCTTCTGTGGAGAAAAGATTAGTAGAGAATGATGGATTGCACTCCTGGCTAAAACGTTAGGTGCTCTGGGGGTTCAAGTTTGGACACCCCAGATAATGGCCTCCggactgccaagtacggaagcctatgaggaccagccggaggcttcctgtcagagtgactgtcccgTCACAATAcattgtattccagcagcgatcagagctgcaagtcttttaccctgatgtactcctcacatattacatatatcctgatgtactcctcacatattacatataccctgatgtactcctcacatattacatataccctgatgtactcctcacatattacatataccctgatgtactcctcacatattacatataccctgatgtactcctcacatattacatataccctgatgtactcctcacataatacatatataccctgatgtactcctcacatattacatatatcctgatgttctcctcacatattgtaaaggatctgccaggcacagcggggttaactcccagaactaatcagtcagcacctgagaatacatccctgagactgactcctgcttccaccattcaggctggcaggcttaggagtgggagagcctatcgtaacctggccagactcagctagctcccgccctcggtctatttaagcctgcacttcctgtccctcggtgcttgttattgcttgtgtttccctccttgtggtttcctggcccagctacagctcctgctatttttgatcctgctccatacagaccctggcttaccgactactcttctgcttttcgttttgtagctcgcacactcctggcttgactcggctcgttcaccactctggttgctcacggtgttgccgtgggcaacggccccttttccttgcttgtgttccttgtatgtttgtcgtgtttgtcgtgcacttactgagcgcagggaacgccgcccagttgtaccccgtcgcctagggcgggtcgttgcaagtaggcagggacagagtggcgggtagattagggctcacttgtccgtctccctaccccctgccattacacatattacatataacctgatgtactccacatattacatatatcctgatgtactcctcacatattacatatatcctgatgtactcctcacatattacatataccctgatgtactcctcacatattacatataccctgatgtactcctcacatattacatatatcctgatgtactcctcacatattacatatatcctgatgtactcctcacatattacatataccctgatgtactcctcacatattacatataccctgatgtactcctcacatattacatataccctgatgtactcctcacatattacatatatcctgatgtactcctcacatattacatataccctgatgtactcctcacatattacatatatcctgatgtactcctcacatattacatataccctgatgtactcctcacatattacatataccctgatgtactcctcacatattacatataccctgatgtcctcctcacatattacacataccctgatgtactcctcacatattacatataccctgatgtactcctcacatattacatataacctgatgtactccacatattacatataccctgatgtactcctcacatattacatataccctgatgtactcctcacatattacatatatcctgatgtactcctcacatattacatatatcctgatgtactcctcacatattacatatatcctgatgtactcctcacatattacatataccctgatgtactcctcacatattacatataccctgatgtactcctcacatattacatatatcctgatgtactcctcacatattacatatatcctgatgtactcctcacatattacatataccctgatgtactcctcacatattacatataccctgatgtactcctcacatattacatataccctgatgtactcctcacatattacatatatcctgatgtactcctcacatattacatataccctgatgtactcctcacatattacatatatcctgatgtactcctcacatattacatataccctgatgtactcctcacatattacatataccctgatgtactcctcacatattacatgtatcctgatgtactcctcacatattacatataccctgatgtactcctcacatattacatataccctgatgtactcctcacatattacatataccctgatgtactcctcacatattacatatatcctgatgtactactcacatattacatataccctgatgtactcctcacatattacatatatcctgatgtactcctcacatattacatatatcctgatgtactcctcacatattacatatatcctgatgtactccacatattacatatatcctgatgtactcctcacatattacatatatcctgatgtactcctcacatattacatatatcctgatgtactccacatattacatatatcctgatgtactcctcacatattacatataccctgatgtactcctcacataatacatatataccctgatgtactcctcacatattacatatacactgatgtactcctcacatattacatatatcctgatgtactcctcacatattacatataccctgatgtactcctcacatattacatatatcctgatgtactcctcacatattacatatatcctgatgtactcctcacatattacatatatcctgatgtactcctcacacattacatataccctgatgtactcctcacatattacatataccctgatgtactcctcacatattacatataccctgatgtactcctcacatattacatatatcctgatgtactcctcacatattacatataccctgatgtactcctcacatattacatatatcctgatgtactcctcacatattacatatacactgatgtactcctcacatatcacatatatcctgatgtactcctcacatattacatataccctgatgtacttctcacatattacatataccctgatgtactcctcacatattacatatatcctgatgtactcctcacatattacatatatcctgatgtactccacacatattacatataccctgatgtactcctcacatattacatatatcctgatgtgctcctcacatattacatataccctgatgtactcctcacatattacatataccctgatgtactcctcacatatcacatataccctgatgtactcctcacatattacatataccctgatgtactcctcacatattacatataccctgatgtactcctcacatattacatataccctgatgtactcctcacatattacatatatcctgatgtgctcctcacatattacatataccctgatgtactcctcacatattacatataccctgatgtactcctcacatatcacatataccctgatgtactcctcacatattacatataccctgatgtactcctcacatattacatataccctgatgtactcctcacatattacatatatcctgatgtactcctcacgtattacatatatcctgatgtactcctcacatattacatataccctgatgtactcctcacatattacatataccctgatgtaaataatatttttatacttcagatcattacagatgcggcgataccgattatatgcagtttttttttcattttttttttctaataataaaaggacttgataatggaATAAGGGCAATTTGTAATTTTATAACttgaaactttaaaaaaattttgtactttttttttgtcccatctGAGACCTGAAGGTCCACCTGTCGGATCACTGTTATATTACATTGCAgtttattatacctgtcagtttcctactgacaggcagcctatatCAGTGCTGCCTCTGGCATCCGTAGGTGGCAGACCCGGAGGgatttgttaggcctctggttgccatagcaaccatcggcactctGCAATCGCGTTGCGGGGTCGCCAATGGTGTTGTAACCCTTTAGATGCGGCTATCGCTATCTAcctcgcatttaaggggttaatccgcgGGGACCACTGCGATCGGTCCCTGTGGAataagttttcagaaagtggacaaccccttttaattaaAAACAAATGGAAAGGGAAGGGGAAGAAGTTGGGAAAAGAAAGGCAAGAAGTATGGAGATCAACAGATCTCTTGTTAAATTATTGAAAAATGAGTAATAAAATGACCAGCTTAGAGAGGTATGATATACGTCCGTAACGAACCCAtttataaaacgattacattatttaacccgcacggtgaacgctgtaaaaaatataatagaaaacaacaccagaattgctgttttctgttcatcctgccttcaaaggaatttgataaaaagtgatcaaaccgtcgcatctactccaaaatggcaccaataaaaactacaagtcgtcccgcaaaacaaaaagccctcgtacagctgcatcggtcaaaaaaaaaaaagttacggctcttaaaatacggcgacacaaaagcaaataattttgaaaaaaatgtgtaaaagtaggaaaacatgaaaaaacatgaaaaaaaccatatacatttggtatcgccgcaatcgtcatgacccgctgaataaagttattatgttatttataccacacggtaaacggcgtaaaattaagacgcaaaacaaatggcaaaatttcaggtttttttccagtaccccactaaaaaaagttcttaaaaagttaatcaataaattatatgtaccccaaaatggtgctattataaaatacaacttgtcccgtaaaaaaaaagtccttatacagctatgtcgacgcaaaaataaaaaagttatagctctttgaatgcgacgatggaaaaactttaaaaattcctcggtcattaaggtctaaaataccttcggtattaattaAAGCGGCCAGAGATATGAAGGAAGTTACTGTGGATGGACATCGTGTAGCATTTTTTCCGGACTTCTCTGCAGATATCCAAAAGAAACGTCTCCTATTCCAGGAGGTAAAGAGGAGATTGCGTGCTCTTAAAATCCCATATGCGATGTCGTGTGGTCGCCTTGGGGGAAACGCACTTTTTTGAAAATTCTAAGGATGCTGTGAGGTGGCTGGATCGCAGTGAGTGCCGTATTCCTGATGCGGATCGATAGATGGTGGAACGGGCTTCGATCTATTTGCAGGGTTGTTTTTTCCAGGGAGCCGGTTGCTCCGAAACACACATGCTCCTTCGATGTTGATTTAATGGACTTTCCCTTGAATCCAGGAGTGGTTACAGGACGCTGACGGTTCCGTTGTCTGAAACATGTTGTCCAGGTTCAAGGAGGACCGGTGCCCTAACTTGCTTTGGCTGCAGCAAGTCTTTTGGCATGTGTGGGTATGGGGGGTGGGGGTGATTTTTTTGGGGTCGTTTCAGAGTATGCGTCTTTGTTCTGattacactatgggtatatactgTAATTGTGTGACAATCCTGTTTTCCTCCTGTTTTATTACTATGTGTAAATCGTATGGCTTTTAATATTAAGATTGTGTCCTGGAATGTGCGGGGTCTTGGAGACCCTAAGCGTACAGCTATATTTGACTATGTTAAGCCTCGTTTTCCTGCTATATTATGTCTGCAACAAACGCATGTCTCCAGGGATAGAATTGTAACCGTAGACCGTGCATGGATGAGCCATGAATATCATTGTGTTCACACCAGCTATTGGAGGGGTGTCAGCCTGATGATACATCGTCTGATCCCTTTCTCGTGTCTTCAGGTTGATATTGATGATGAGGGGAGATATGTCTGTCTTCATTGCACTATATATTCTATACAATATATCCTTGTTGGAGTTTATATTCCACCTCCCTTTAATTATGATGTGCTTAGAAAGATTCTGAATTGACCTGGCGCTAGGCCGGGTGTACCATTTGTCTTGCTGGGAGATTTGACTAACTATGTACATCCTTATTGGGATAAATTTATCAATGATGGCGCCAGTGTGGATGGTCCTGTAACAGCTTTGGGGGTCTTTTCTTCAGGAGGTACAGCTGCTGGATCTATGGAGATTGAAACATACGCATGGCAGGCAGTATTCCAGTCTTTCTAGCTCCCATAACAGCTTGTCCCGTATAGATCTTGGCTTAGGCCCTGACACTGTAGCCGGAGCGGTTGTGACTATTGACTATTTACCTGGGGCACATTCTGACCCCTCTCCCCTGTTACTGGTTATCGCAATATCTCCAGGTCCTACAACTAGTAGAACGCAGTGGAGGTTGAATGCATTTTGGTTAACTATTATAGATGTTTTGGTTGTATCTAAGGTGTTGGAGGATTATTTTTCGGACAATGTGGGTACAGCGGGCATAGGTATAGAATGGAACGCTATAAAAGCTACGCTAAGAGGGTGTTTGATTCATTTAATAAGTCGGGTTAAGTCGGGCTAAATTGAACACTAGAACGTTGGGTGATGCTCTTTGGAGTAGGGTGCAGCAGACTGAGTTGACCCATGTTTTGAATAATACCATCCAGTCTCTGGCTGATTGGCGTGAGGCTCAGGAATTACTGCGGAAACATCTACTAGAGATGGCGGCAAATAAGAGGATGTTTCAGAAACAGCGCTCTTATGCAGAAGGGGAGAAGGTGGGACGTATGCTCGCCATGGTGGCGAGAGCACAGTATGGTCAAACGTATACTGCAACGATACAGAATGCTGATGGGGTCCTGGTATATGGTAATGCGGAGATAGCGGAGGTATTTACATcttattacacttttttatacagtTCACATGTTCATGTGTCTGAGACACAATTAGATACATATTTATCGGGTATATCATTGCCATGTTTAGCTTCCAGTGATAGAGAATTTTTGGAAACTCCTTTAACCTTGGAAGAGTTGCAGGAGGCGGTGGAATCTTTGGCAAATGGCAAGGCTCCGGGATCGGATGGCCTGCCGGCAGAAATTTTAAAAAACTTGGGTGACATACTCCTGCCGCATCTTCTGGATGTCTTTACATCAGCTGTTCGAGGCTAGGGTCTACCTGACACTTTGAGAGAGGCGGGACAGTGGTTCTTTTGAAACCTGGTAAAGATCCCTTGTCGGCAGACTCTTTATAGACCGATATCGTTATTGCCTGTGGACATTAAAATTATTGCTAAGGCCATAGCTGTCCGTCTGTCCAGGATTATCACGTCACTAATACACCCTGATCAAACTGGCTTTATGACCAATAAATCTACAGCTATTAACCTTAGACGGTTATATTTGAACTTGCAACTCATAGCTGATAACTCAGGGAGGAGGACACTTTGCTCTCTGGACGCAGCGAAGGCCTTCGATAGTGTGGAATGGGCAT
It contains:
- the LOC142684064 gene encoding LOW QUALITY PROTEIN: uncharacterized protein LOC142684064 (The sequence of the model RefSeq protein was modified relative to this genomic sequence to represent the inferred CDS: deleted 2 bases in 1 codon; substituted 1 base at 1 genomic stop codon) is translated as MEEWEYLEGHKDLYKEVMMEDHRPHTSQDGSNMRNPPERCPLYSQDCPEENHNVPENHQDENLIIIKVEVKDESEEETDIRADQQYGSSRRNPAERCPLYSQDCPEDHQGEDLTDNKAEDEEERRRGDPPCMSDVKEETPGDVTTENSSENTEGNLMSSLNYKVEDEDITQQSSGENLMPLNVLPGLHSSYTSCNPPNHEEPSDHKGGKCFKCDECGKKFTKSSSVVTHQRIHTGEKPYSCSECGKCFMLKSDLVKHHRSHTGEKPYSCSECGKCFTLKSSLVTHERCHTGEKPFPCSECGKCFTLKSSLVTHERSHTGEKPFSCSECGKCFKRKSHLVIHERSHTGEKPFPCSECGKCFTDKSNLVIHERIHTGEKPYPCSECGKCFTHKSHLVVHERSHTGEKPYPCSLCGKCFITKSKVRSHQRSHTGEKPYXCSICEKCYNEISFFKTYWRIHVEKKPNSFYKCGKR